A DNA window from Mesorhizobium sp. C432A contains the following coding sequences:
- a CDS encoding DUF2259 domain-containing protein, whose product MRNLVLIGVCLLVHLASAMAARAGDVAELEILGFSKDGGVFAFEEYGVADGSGFPYANRYYIDTADDTFLKGTPIRVRLEDETASLETARQQARQKGEAIIAQVELTANRGITAGFNPVTELSADPFRMVVNPRPIFSPVDPPLEFRLDEIGMNDTESCQSQGEVNGFRLLRIEARDGGQTHLLHEDKSIPKSRGCPNGYRIGAVQTFSMDGISAYAVLIAVRQYGFEGPDFRWIAVTGRL is encoded by the coding sequence TCCTGATTGGCGTTTGCCTGCTGGTCCATCTGGCATCCGCCATGGCCGCCCGAGCGGGCGATGTCGCCGAGCTTGAAATCCTCGGCTTCAGCAAGGATGGCGGCGTCTTCGCCTTCGAGGAATATGGTGTGGCAGACGGTTCGGGCTTTCCCTATGCCAACCGCTACTACATCGACACCGCCGACGACACGTTCCTGAAGGGCACGCCAATCCGGGTCCGGCTAGAGGATGAGACCGCCTCGCTCGAGACGGCCCGTCAGCAAGCCAGGCAAAAAGGCGAAGCAATCATTGCCCAGGTCGAGCTTACCGCCAACCGCGGCATCACCGCCGGCTTCAACCCGGTGACCGAACTGTCGGCCGACCCGTTCCGCATGGTGGTCAACCCACGGCCGATCTTTTCGCCGGTCGACCCGCCGCTGGAATTCCGGCTCGACGAGATCGGCATGAACGACACCGAAAGCTGCCAGAGCCAAGGCGAGGTCAACGGTTTTCGCTTGCTGCGGATCGAGGCCAGGGATGGCGGCCAGACCCATCTGCTGCATGAGGATAAATCGATCCCGAAAAGCCGTGGCTGCCCGAACGGCTACCGGATCGGCGCGGTGCAGACATTTTCGATGGACGGCATCAGCGCCTATGCGGTGCTGATCGCGGTGCGCCAATACGGCTTCGAAGGGCCGGATTTTCGCTGGATCGCCGTGACCGGACGCCTGTGA